The Schaalia dentiphila ATCC 17982 sequence CTCGAGGTCGTTCAGGTCGGTGATGCGGTAGGCGTCCGCGTGGATAAGGTCGGGGCCGCCGCTCAGTGAGGGGTGTACGCGAGCGACGATGAACGTCGGAGATGCGACGCGCCCGCGCACGCCCATGCCGACGCCGATGCCCTGGGTGAGGGTGGTCTTGCCCGCACCGAGGCCCCCGGAGAGCATGAGAAGGTCTCCGGCGGCGAGGATGCGACCAAGGTCTTCGCCGAACGCGCGCGTCTGGTCGGCGTCGCGCGTCGACACCTCGTAGGAGGCGATGGGCTGGGTCATGAGTTGCTCCCGAAGGTCGCGTCGGCGCCATCCCGGTAGATGCGGGGGATGTGTGCGCCCAGGTGGGTGACGATTTCGTAGTTGATGGTATCGGCTGCCTGCGCCCAGTCGTCGGCCAAGGCCTCGCCGCTGATCCCGGAGCCGAAGAGGGTGGCGATGTCGCCGGGGATGGCGGGGGCCTGCCCGGAGCGCGCGGTCGGCGTTCCGGGGCTTCCCTCGGCTGGCCCGAGGTCGACCATGAACTGGTCCATGCACACGCGTCCGATGAGGGGCGCGTTAAAGGGGCCGAAGGCGGTGTGGACGACGACGCGCGCTTGGTTGGAGGCGGCGCGCAGGATGCCGTCGCCGTAGCCAAGGGGGACGAGGCCGATCCAGCGGCGCGTGGGCGCGACCCAGGTTCCACCGTACGAGGCCGGGGTCCCCTCTTCGATGACCTTGACGGAGGTCAGGGGCGCGCTTAGCTCGAGGGCGGGGGTGAGGCCGAGTTGCTCGGACGTGGCCACCGCCGGGTCGGGGCTCAGCCCGTACAGGCCAATGCCGGCGCGAACCATGTCGTAGTGAGCTTCGCGGTGCCACAGGATGCCCGACGTGGCGGACAGGTGTCGGATGCGCGGAGTGACGCCCGCGTCGGCGAGGATCGCGAGCCCCTCCTCGAAGATACGCACGTGGCTCGCGGTCGAGGCGTTTCCTGCCTCGCTGGGGTCGTCGGCGCGGGACATGTGGCTCCAGGCGCCAACGACATCGACGAGGCCGTCGTCGGCGGCCATGCGCAGGGCCGAGGCCAGGGCGGGCAGGTCGGCGAGCGTGGAGCCCGCGCGGGACATGCCGGTGTCGATCTTGACGTGGACGCGAGCCGGGCGGCCGGCCTCTCGGGCTGCGGCGCAGATGTCGGCGAGGACCCACGTCCACGAGACGGACAGGTCGATGTCGGCCTCGATCGCAGCCGCGAAATCCGAGGACGACGTGGAGATCCACGCGAGGATGGGCGCGTCGGCTCGGGCGACCGCGGCCTCGTCGAGGCCACGGCGCAGCGTGAAGGCCTCGGCCAGCTGGGCAACACCCAGCCAGTCGGCGCCACCGTCCAGGGCAGCGCGGGCGACTGGGAGGAGGCCGTGCCCGTAGGCGTTCGCCTTGACGGTCGCGAGCTGGAGCGCGCCGGGGGCGGCTGCGCGCAGGACGCCCAGGTTGTGACGGATCGCGGCCAGGTCGACGGCCGCGGATGACGGGTAGTCCCGTCCTTCGACTCGTTCGTCTGTGGAAATCACACCTCTAGTATCTCACGGCGCGCGCCGCCCGCCCCGCGTTCGTTGGCGTCGCGATCATGGCGACCAGAGTGTCACCGCGTGGGCTGCGACAGGACCTGCCCGATCGCGGCCGCGATGTCGGAGGCCTGAATGGGAGCAAATCCACCGGCAGCCTCTGCGGCCACCTGGGCGGCTCGCCCGTGAACGCTCACCGCCGCCGTCAGGCGTCCCGGGGTGACGCGCTGGGGCTGCCCATCGGGACCCGCCACGGCGTCCCCTTCATCGACCGGTCGGGCGAGCACGCCAGCGAGGAATCCGGCGAGCACATCCCCGTTGCCTGCGACACCCGCCCAGGAGGTCGTCACCTGGCCGACAGTCGGGGTGTAGGAGCGCACGAGGCGGCCCTGCGGCAGCGCGTCCACGTCGGGCCATACCTCCGCGGCGTTGAGCGCACGCTGGAAGGCCTCCTGCACCTCCGTATCGACGTATTCGACGGAGTACACGATCGTGACGGGCCCCTTGAGGATCACGTGGCAGCCCGTCGCCTCGTGGAGCGCGCGGGCGTAGCGCAGAGGCGCGGCGGCGACCTCGGCCCGCGTCACCGGAGCGCCGAGGCGCCCCAGAAGGCGCGCGGCCTCGCCGTAGTGCGGGGTGAGGACGGTGGCGTCGGGCTTGATGGAACTCGCCAGCTCGGGGACAAGGTCGAGGGCCCACGCGTCGATGACGAGGGGCATGCCCGATTGACCGCAGAATTGCGCGAGTTCGAGCGCATCCTCGCGACGATCCTCGTCGAGGCCGGGGCCGATGAGGGCGGACTGGATGCGCCCGCCGACGGTGACGACGCCGGGCTGGTCTGCGAGCACGAGGTCCTGGACGCGCCGGGTCGAGTTCAGGCGCACCATGCCCACGCCCGCGGCCAGTGCGCCGCGCGTCGCGAGGAGGCCAGCTCCCGGGTAGGTGTCGGATCCGGCGACAAGGCCGACGACGCCGCGCGCGTACTTGTCGTCGGAGAAAGCGGGGACGGGGACGACCTCGCGGGCGGAGAAGGCCTCGTCGACGACGTAGAGGTCATCCGCGCCAATCATTCCGTCATCACCTTGGGTGCGACCCGTCCCGTTGCTATCCCAGTCCATCGTCACGAGGCTGATGTCCCCGGTGAACTCGACGGCGGGAGGCAGGACCTGCGCGCGCTTGTAGGTGCCGACCGCGAGGGTGTGGGTAGCGCGCAGGATCGGGCCCGTAATCGCGCCGTCGTCGTCGGTCAGACCAGAGGGCACATCGATCGCAATAACGGGGCGAGGCTTGATGGCGGAAAGCCTGTTGAGGAGCTCCACGGATTCCGCGAGCACGCCCGTGAGCGGGCCGTGGGAACCGGTGCCCACGATGCCGTCGATCCAGGCGTGCGCGAGAAAGACCTCGGACCATGCGGGGGTGTTTTCGATGGAGCGCAGCGACTGGCCGCCGAGGTCGATGATGCGCACGCCCGCTTCCTGGGCGGCGGCGAGGGCGCGGCGGTGGCAGCGCTTCTTGAGGAGGTAGGCGGTCGCTCCGATTCCTCCGCGCGCGAGGATCGCGCAGGCGTAGAGGGCATCCCCACCGTTGTCTCCGCCTCCAACGAAGGCTGTAACACGGCTAGCGATCCGGTCGACCCCTTCAGCGTCGCCGCGTTCCTCCGCATCCACGCCGGGTTCACTGTCCTCGCCATTCCAGCTCACGGGCAGGTCCGCATGGCGAACGACCGCGGCCGCGACCTCGCCCGCGACGTCGAGCATGTAGCGGTCCGGATCGCCCTCGGAAACCGCCTGGTCAACGCACTTTGTCTCCAGTTCCCGCGCGTCGGCGAAGGACAGGGCGGCTCGATCAATCGTGAACATGCGCCATATTGTTTCACACCGCGCGCGCCTGGGGTGGCCGCTTGAGCGACGACGAAGCAGTCGCGCAAAGACAGCACGGGCCTCGTCCCAGATAGGGAACGAGGCCCGTGAACGCTCGGGAGGCACCAGCCCCGCGCCGGTGGATCACTCCACGGTCACGGACTTGGCGAGGTTACGCGGCTGGTCGACGTCGAGGCCCTTCACAGCGGCAAGCTCGCAGGCGAAGATCTGCAGCGGCACGACCGTCAGGAGCGGCGCGTACAGGGTCGGCACGGCGGGCACGCGGAAGACGACCTCGGCGAACTCGTCGACGCTCGCGTCCCCCTCCTCGGCGATGATGATCGTGCGGGCACCGCGGGCGCGGACCTCGGCGATGTTGGCCAGGACCTTGCCGTGCAGCTCTGGGCGGCGCGGGGTCGGCACGATGACGATGACCGGCTGGCCATCGTCCACGAGCGCGATGGGACCGTGCTTGAGCTCGCCGGCGGCGAAGCCCTCCGCGTGGATGTAGCAGATTTCCTTGAGCTTGAGCGCGCCCTCGAGGGCGACAGGGAACCCGACGTGGCGTCCCAGGTAGATCACCGACGTCGCGTCCTGCATAGTACGAGCGAACTGACGCACGCTCTCGCCGCCGTCGAGGACACGCGTGATCGCGTCGGGGATGGCGCCGAGCTTGTCCATGTAGTCGGCGATCTCATCGGCGTACTTGTTGCCGCGCACCTGCGCCAGGTACAGGCCCAGGATGTAGCAGGCGGTGACCTGCGCGGTGAACGCCTTGGTGGAGGCGACCGCGATCTCGGGGCCCGCGTGCGTGAGGATCACCGCGTCGGACTCGCGCGAGATCGTCGAGCCGGGCGTGTTGACGATGGCGACGACCTTCGCGCCCTGCTCGCGGGCGTGGCGGATCGCCTGGATCGTGTCCATGGTCTCGCCGCTCTGGGAGATGGCGACGACCAGGGTCTTCTCGTCGACGACCGGGTCGCGGTATCGGAACTCGCTGGAGAGCTCGACCTCAACGGGGATACGGCACCAGTGCTCGATCGCGTAGCGGGCGACCTGTCCGGCGTAGGACGCG is a genomic window containing:
- a CDS encoding bifunctional ADP-dependent NAD(P)H-hydrate dehydratase/NAD(P)H-hydrate epimerase encodes the protein MFTIDRAALSFADARELETKCVDQAVSEGDPDRYMLDVAGEVAAAVVRHADLPVSWNGEDSEPGVDAEERGDAEGVDRIASRVTAFVGGGDNGGDALYACAILARGGIGATAYLLKKRCHRRALAAAQEAGVRIIDLGGQSLRSIENTPAWSEVFLAHAWIDGIVGTGSHGPLTGVLAESVELLNRLSAIKPRPVIAIDVPSGLTDDDGAITGPILRATHTLAVGTYKRAQVLPPAVEFTGDISLVTMDWDSNGTGRTQGDDGMIGADDLYVVDEAFSAREVVPVPAFSDDKYARGVVGLVAGSDTYPGAGLLATRGALAAGVGMVRLNSTRRVQDLVLADQPGVVTVGGRIQSALIGPGLDEDRREDALELAQFCGQSGMPLVIDAWALDLVPELASSIKPDATVLTPHYGEAARLLGRLGAPVTRAEVAAAPLRYARALHEATGCHVILKGPVTIVYSVEYVDTEVQEAFQRALNAAEVWPDVDALPQGRLVRSYTPTVGQVTTSWAGVAGNGDVLAGFLAGVLARPVDEGDAVAGPDGQPQRVTPGRLTAAVSVHGRAAQVAAEAAGGFAPIQASDIAAAIGQVLSQPTR
- the alr gene encoding alanine racemase, whose amino-acid sequence is MISTDERVEGRDYPSSAAVDLAAIRHNLGVLRAAAPGALQLATVKANAYGHGLLPVARAALDGGADWLGVAQLAEAFTLRRGLDEAAVARADAPILAWISTSSSDFAAAIEADIDLSVSWTWVLADICAAAREAGRPARVHVKIDTGMSRAGSTLADLPALASALRMAADDGLVDVVGAWSHMSRADDPSEAGNASTASHVRIFEEGLAILADAGVTPRIRHLSATSGILWHREAHYDMVRAGIGLYGLSPDPAVATSEQLGLTPALELSAPLTSVKVIEEGTPASYGGTWVAPTRRWIGLVPLGYGDGILRAASNQARVVVHTAFGPFNAPLIGRVCMDQFMVDLGPAEGSPGTPTARSGQAPAIPGDIATLFGSGISGEALADDWAQAADTINYEIVTHLGAHIPRIYRDGADATFGSNS
- the tsaE gene encoding tRNA (adenosine(37)-N6)-threonylcarbamoyltransferase complex ATPase subunit type 1 TsaE, with protein sequence MTQPIASYEVSTRDADQTRAFGEDLGRILAAGDLLMLSGGLGAGKTTLTQGIGVGMGVRGRVASPTFIVARVHPSLSGGPDLIHADAYRITDLNDLETLDLDSSLDEAVTVVEWGEGKTEAMSDERLSIEVRRASGGEAAHDGDVIDLENMDDGTRVIVLHAHGHRWDGVLDGVVAAHGGTRIDEADTDE